One segment of Leptodactylus fuscus isolate aLepFus1 chromosome 7, aLepFus1.hap2, whole genome shotgun sequence DNA contains the following:
- the ISG20L2 gene encoding interferon-stimulated 20 kDa exonuclease-like 2, which yields MADLILNLDFSTGLAKIKTDPGSRKHRQFLRKMMFVKRKQQQQQQRKNSGDHSKKNGQANAKKGGHDRKGRPNLFHKQGAADTSSRSVTVSAPRQPGTLSVSKNCAPNHPPAKGPNPPAKGGAKNPTKPFISPQSLLSEYEGCLPSMSSIPSYKIVAIDCEMVGTGVKGRISSLARCSIVNYQGDVVYDEYVKPPCPVTDYRTRWSGIRREHLTNAVPFKEAQKEVLKLLHGKLVIGHAIQNDYKALGYFHTKEMTRDTSRIPLLNRKAGLAEREMASLKRLTKLVLNKDIQMGKRGHSSVEDARATMELYRAVEAEYEQELAAGTVQQ from the exons ATGGCGGACCTTATACTAAATTTGGACTTTTCCACTGGACTCGCAAAAATTAAAACTGATCCAGGAAGTCGAAAGCACAGGCAGTTTTTGAGAAAGATGATGTTTGTCAAaaggaagcagcagcagcagcagcagcggaaaAACTCAGGGGACCACAGCAAGAAGAACGGACAGGCGAACGCTAAGAAAGGCGGCCATGACAGGAAGGGGAGGCCTAATCTGTTCCACAAGCAGggggcagcagatacatcatccCGGTCAGTGACTGTGAGCGCCCCCCGTCAGCCTGGCACGTTAAGTGTCAGTAAAAACTGTGCCCCAAATCATCCTCCAGCCAAAGGCCCCAATCCTCCCGCGAAGGGCGGCGCCAAAAACCCCACAAAGCCCTTTATTTCGCCGCAGAGCCTGCTCAGTGAGTACGAGGGCTGCCTCCCCTCTATGTCATCGATACCCAGCTACAAAATCGTTGCCATTGACTGTGAAATGGTGGGCACCGGCGTGAAGGGACGCATCAGCTCCCTGGCGCGGTGCAGCATCGTCAATTACCAAGGAGACGTGGTGTACGACGAGTACGTAAAGCCCCCCTGTCCCGTCACGGATTACAGGACCAGATGGAGCGGGATCCGCAGGGAGCATTTAACAAACGCCGTCCCCTTCAAGGAGGCGCAGAAAGAG GTCTTAAAGCTTCTCCATGGCAAGTTGGTGATCGGTCACGCCATCCAGAACGACTACAAGGCCCTGGGCTACTTCCATACTAAGGAGATGACACGAGACACCTCCAGGATCCCCCTGCTGAACCGCAAAGCTGGTCTCGCTGAGAGGGAAATGGCGTCCCTGAAGCGTCTCACCAAACTGGTCCTTAACAAGGATATCCAG ATGGGAAAACGTGGCCATTCCTCCGTAGAAGATGCCAGAGCCACCATGGAACTGTACCGGGCCGTGGAGGCGGAGTACGAGCAGGAGCTGGCGGCGGGCACAGTCCAGCAATGA